The DNA window ACTGTacatatttgtatttttgaacaGTTGAAGTTTAATTATTCTTAATttggccagttgcgctggtcacagaatcgtgttttgatgctttattcttgtagAATAGCTAAATATAGTAATATctttccaaacagcaactttctatgttatattaacagagatatcgtcctatgaaaattcgtgttttgacgtgacccaccgcggtagtgcatagcatcgtatatcgacggtgaaactaccaaaccacgtatctctgtttgcgacgtcgcagacttcctgacatactttattttttaaatgaaaaactacttaacatccagtcttgaagatttctgtgatttttcctctttgtgcggagaaaattccgtgaaaatttcaaggaatgatattgatttggtctacttcaaaaaaataaagtgtgagcgtagatttttaaacaccgcaaacgagatacgtggtttggtaatttcaccgtcgatatattaccACAGTgggtgacgtcataaatcgagtttaccaaggcgcgatatctctgttaatattcaacgtagaaagttgctgttagaacagatcttattatttttagctaatatacaagaatcaagcatcaaaacacgattctgtgaccagcgcaactggcccattggtGTATTGATCGATAGGCCAGTATAGCTTCCAACCTCACGAGCCGGATTTTATGCCCAAGTTTTTGTTTTATCacttttccttaattttttcggtCAACAATATCCGGAGGACTTTAGATAAAACGTGTTCTAAGTAATCTTGAATTGTcctgcattttcaaattttgcctgtCAATCAACTACTATCACACAGACGTCAAGGTGAGAGAGACCACGGAAAAGAGTGGCAGGAGTTAAGTCCGaacttggacatttccaattaattgtggtagtgccccaataaattaggttactgacTCAAATGTTGCAGTACTACCacaattgagatgttgcatgtgtgaggaatttgcgatttgactgttgatccttgtgtgaaagtttgcgagaaacacgatggtgccactggttttctctgaaatcatttccCAAGCTCACAAATaatagctctcaagttgaggccaaaatggaggggatatcccacgctatcctgagagtccacttctacatcaaaacaaactttccatgcaaagatagggagcaaggttgccgtgttttcagatttagagtcctcaaataaaatggcagctctttcaatgtattttctccctatctttgcatggagagttggtcttaatgtagaggtggactctcaggatagcgtgggatatcccctccattttgggctcaacttgagagctttttttgagctcgggtgttgatttcagagaaaaccagtggcgccatcgtgtttctcgtgaacttttacataagaatcaacagtcaaatcgcaaattcctcacacaggTAACATCTTCATTGATTGGAAATGTCTATAAATCATCCAAGAAATTTGGAtcgtgccacaattttaggagataacccctgaaatttttttctgttcaatcGCCCGGATGAGAACTTACCGACTTGGAAGGGCATGAAGTGGTCGGGCTTGGCGAATCTACCGTTCTCGTCGATGAAGCGCCTTGGGCGGTATTCCAGGGGATCGGCCCAAAGTTGGGGGTCCATGTTGATGGCCCAGAGGAGGGGTATAACCATGCTTCGCTCGGGGATGTGGAATTGGGCCAGGTCCGTGGCGGCCCTCGTCGCGTGGGGTATCCCGAGGGTCGTCAGGGGACGGAGACGCATTGACTCAGCGAACGCAGCTCGCAGCAGCACAGCATCCTCCATCCCCTCGAGCCCGATCAATCCGTCCACACATTCCAGGTGCTCCAATTCCTCCTGGATCTCTACCTGTTTCCGAACAAATCATTTACATAcattcagagacaagagactaTTGGTGTCTTGGCGACagatggaagcttttactttcggggattcaacacttcctcatGAACAATTATATAGGAACAACAGTCATCACCCGATTTTcgactgttgacctacctacaatCCTACATGTTGGACGATGAGCTTCGGGTatcgtcatgagccaaacaagtttcctaaactttggcttgtttgcaaaacgaaactgacaacacgttgttaaacatcaaccatgtaggtgaAAAACGGTTCACAAACTACACAAATTGCTCGCTGAAGAGTAGATTTCAGATTTCATTGATATGCTTATCATTATACTTTTGTTTAATTTTACGCAGAGAAAGTCCTCATGCGTGAGTATACCTCTTGTTTGCAGCAGACTATTCTTTTAAACCCTGGTAAAAGTTTACAACAGCCCAAGTGACACTTGTAACACTTGGCCTCGGCAGAGGACTggatattttcttattttaaaagaTATACCTGAACTTGGGGATGGATCACAAGTAGCAAGAGGAACCACTTGATGGAGGTGCAAGTAGTGTCAGTTCCAGCGCCAAGGAGATCGGCCAGAAAGTGGTCACATTGCTCCCTTACGAAAGAGTGGGACCCCTGTGGGGAGTCCTGCCGCCTCTCCATTTCCAGCCTGTAAGCAGTCGCAAGGCTGTCCGCCTCACTGAGGATTTCCTGATTCTCCTTGAAAAATTGCTCGTAGAGTGCGTGCTCCTTTTTCTTTCCACTGATCAGGAACTCGATCATCTTCCTGAACTTCGGTATGAATCTGCAAATAATCGATAAATAAAGGGCTGTGTCCACGGTCGTTCTTTACCAGGCTCCTTTTCCTTAGGAGGGTTCCATTAAGTTTCTATTGTGACTGATTGACAttagaaagaaaggaagaaaatacaaataaagaagataaaaaagaaaaaggaaaagaagaaatgcGAAAACAGAAATGAGAAAGAAGAAGGATATGatagagagggggggagggggagaagaaaagaagaaatgagACTGACGTGAAAAGGTGGTGTTGTCGTGAAATTGCATACCTATATGTGGAGGAGGGATAGAACCTAGCATTCTACGGAGAGGGAAAAGATTAAATTAAAGccatgtcagtttgccttcaatttcagtgtaggcaacacgagggAAATGGCGCGCTCACTCCGGACGACACACTTATTGCCTTAACGGGAAAGGATTACATTAAATTAACGTCAtgttagttcgccttcaattttcactgTAGGCAGCTTCAGCAcccatgtggtcgaatagtggtatcagtcCGAATGTATAATTCATTATACATTTAAGTCATATAGTCAGACAGCCCCTGTCGGGGCATTTTTACTGGACACGATAATTTCTTTAGTTAGAATTGTGACGAGTTAAATTTTATTAATGGTTTGCCTTTTGGTCGTGTATGGAGGTGgttaagttgtttcttttaaACGCACCTcctcgtgtttaatgagtccCTAATTTATTTATGGCTCATCAATGTCTGAattgtaatgaaaaaaaacatgattaaatcacacaaaaattgtaCGTGAAGTTaaattgttttggtttgaaccactGAGTTCGAAATTATATTGAATGACATATGGTCCTTTCAGTCTATTTCAATGAGCGTTACCAGGTTTATTCACCACTTAAACAATGCACACAAAAATGTAATGAAACCCTCTGAGCATTTTGACATATAATAGACTACAGGAGAGGTTTTATCCCACAAATGTTTAAAAGGAGTTCATAACAGTCAAAGACACTGACCTCAACCAAGGGAGAAAATTGATAGGACCTGCGACCTGCATCATTTGGACTCCCTCTTCCATTTTCTCCCGAAGCCAAATCCACATCGGATCGTCATGGTCCCAAGTTTTGCCCAAAACTAGAGAATACATCACCGTGCCTACCGAATGAAAGAGAGGGTGAGTCAGGTCCACATCACTCCCTCCGAAGGCATCTAGGGACTGGAAAAGAACCATATTCCTTTCCTTCAAAAACCATGTTATATAAGTTTGTTAACTATACAGTATGAAAGTCTGCAAAATTAGTACGTTCCatcttattgaaaaaattactcCCTGACTTTTACATTAACACATACACGCAGTGCATGGGAAGTAGACTGATACAACTGATAAATCTacagaggaagaggaaaaaggaaTCAGTCTTTAGAGaatctaatgaaaaaaatatttgtaagtaCCACGAAATTGGTATAAACTGACTATCGGTATGGACTCACTAATAATATGAAATGACTGTCAGATTCTTACTCAGAAGTTAGAAATGCATTGTGGCAAGTAAAACGCACCCGAAATAAGGCCTGC is part of the Bemisia tabaci chromosome 1, PGI_BMITA_v3 genome and encodes:
- the LOC109044794 gene encoding cytochrome P450 306a1, with the protein product MVLSPVTSWILHLAFLTFCASLVQWLVRYVQHLRRLPPGPYGLPVIGYLPWIDPKKPHITLTNLVSKYGKIYSLKFGNLTTVVLADPVLIREAFRKDVFSGRADLYVTHGIMEGYGLIVPEGERWKEQRQFAVSTLRDLGMVKFGAKRSHMEQRIMKGVQALFRSLDAFGGSDVDLTHPLFHSVGTVMYSLVLGKTWDHDDPMWIWLREKMEEGVQMMQVAGPINFLPWLRFIPKFRKMIEFLISGKKKEHALYEQFFKENQEILSEADSLATAYRLEMERRQDSPQGSHSFVREQCDHFLADLLGAGTDTTCTSIKWFLLLLVIHPQVQVEIQEELEHLECVDGLIGLEGMEDAVLLRAAFAESMRLRPLTTLGIPHATRAATDLAQFHIPERSMVIPLLWAINMDPQLWADPLEYRPRRFIDENGRFAKPDHFMPFQVGKRMCLGDELARMMTFLFCANVLHRYKITSPNTPEELQNALDGDCGLLYVPKKYVLNFHIRERNVDR